One Chanodichthys erythropterus isolate Z2021 chromosome 22, ASM2448905v1, whole genome shotgun sequence DNA window includes the following coding sequences:
- the c1qb gene encoding complement C1q subcomponent subunit B isoform X2 — protein MAFIFMSAHVVPQLAIMMLLVASSVSDTCDGHKGFPGRPGIPGVPGTDGKDGPKGEKGDRGDNAVPVIGPKGDPGMHGFPGRPGQKGDNGLQGPPGPMGPKGEKGDFTGVDDPSQYSVFSNKKSPRSQRVPADTVIVFDIPLVTGLEDDLDSEGYFNVKIAGMYYISYHISSSQSTCLKIQVGEEEKVSFCDSPGMIMVTAGSVVLPLKTDDKVSIQATALSSIFSRDTDCTFTGFLLFPMNV, from the exons ATG GCGTTTATCTTCATGTCTGCACATGTAGTGCCGCAACTTGCTATCATGATGTTGCTGGTGGCTTCCTCTGTGTCAGATACATGTGATGGGCACAAGGGTTTCCCTGGAAGACCAGGTATTCCAGGAGTTCCTGGTACCGATGGGAAGGATGGCCCAAAAGGAGAAAAAGGAGATCGAG GTGACAATGCAGTGCCAGTGATTGGGCCAAAAGGGGACCCTGGAATGCATGGATTCCCAGGCAGGCCTGGTCAGAAGGGGGACAATGGACTGCAAGGGCCACCGGGGCCAATGGGACCGAAGGGAGAAAAGGGCGATTTTACAGGGGTAGATGATCCAAGCCAGTATTCTGTTTTCTCTAACAAAAAAAGTCCTAGGTCCCAGAGAGTTCCTGCTGACACCGTAATCGTCTTTGATATCCCTCTGGTCACCGGGTTAGAGGATGATTTGGATAGTGAGGGTTACTTCAACGTGAAAATAGCTGGCATGTATTACATCAGCTACCACATTTCGTCCTCTCAGTCTACCTGTCTAAAGATTCAGGTAGGGGAGGAAGAGAAAGTCAGTTTCTGTGATTCACCTGGTATGATAATGGTAACTGCAGGATCTGTGGTACTGCCACTGAAAACAGATGATAAAGTGTCAATACAGGCCACTGCACTAAGCTCTATCTTCAGTAGAGACACTGACTGCACCTTTACAGGCTTCTTGCTCTTCCCAATGAATGTATAA
- the c1qb gene encoding complement C1q subcomponent subunit B isoform X1 produces the protein MVFFVLKQAFIFMSAHVVPQLAIMMLLVASSVSDTCDGHKGFPGRPGIPGVPGTDGKDGPKGEKGDRGDNAVPVIGPKGDPGMHGFPGRPGQKGDNGLQGPPGPMGPKGEKGDFTGVDDPSQYSVFSNKKSPRSQRVPADTVIVFDIPLVTGLEDDLDSEGYFNVKIAGMYYISYHISSSQSTCLKIQVGEEEKVSFCDSPGMIMVTAGSVVLPLKTDDKVSIQATALSSIFSRDTDCTFTGFLLFPMNV, from the exons ATG gttttctttgttttaaaacagGCGTTTATCTTCATGTCTGCACATGTAGTGCCGCAACTTGCTATCATGATGTTGCTGGTGGCTTCCTCTGTGTCAGATACATGTGATGGGCACAAGGGTTTCCCTGGAAGACCAGGTATTCCAGGAGTTCCTGGTACCGATGGGAAGGATGGCCCAAAAGGAGAAAAAGGAGATCGAG GTGACAATGCAGTGCCAGTGATTGGGCCAAAAGGGGACCCTGGAATGCATGGATTCCCAGGCAGGCCTGGTCAGAAGGGGGACAATGGACTGCAAGGGCCACCGGGGCCAATGGGACCGAAGGGAGAAAAGGGCGATTTTACAGGGGTAGATGATCCAAGCCAGTATTCTGTTTTCTCTAACAAAAAAAGTCCTAGGTCCCAGAGAGTTCCTGCTGACACCGTAATCGTCTTTGATATCCCTCTGGTCACCGGGTTAGAGGATGATTTGGATAGTGAGGGTTACTTCAACGTGAAAATAGCTGGCATGTATTACATCAGCTACCACATTTCGTCCTCTCAGTCTACCTGTCTAAAGATTCAGGTAGGGGAGGAAGAGAAAGTCAGTTTCTGTGATTCACCTGGTATGATAATGGTAACTGCAGGATCTGTGGTACTGCCACTGAAAACAGATGATAAAGTGTCAATACAGGCCACTGCACTAAGCTCTATCTTCAGTAGAGACACTGACTGCACCTTTACAGGCTTCTTGCTCTTCCCAATGAATGTATAA
- the c1qc gene encoding complement C1q subcomponent subunit C: MFGGHIIFGTLLAGSLCLHLVSTDTCNAGAMPGFPGLPGFPGREGRQGMKGERGDPGIPLKPDEVRKKGEKGETGIKGIPGKRGLRGDFGMRGPDGPPGQPGDPGNLGNSKSHLQSAFSVSRGTRLPPEPNAVIRFTNIITNPNGHFKTDESKFVCKIPGTYYFVFHASSKEKSLCVILMHDDKKLANFCDHLQKNSQQVSSGGLAVYLNENEKVWLVTGSYNGLYAEGNKGDSVFSGFLIHAH; the protein is encoded by the exons ATGTTTGGTGGTCACATCATTTTTGGAACACTTTTAGCGGGTTCTCTCTGCCTCCATCTGGTCTCTACGGACACTTGTAATGCTGGAGCGATGCCTGGTTTTCCAGGTTTGCCTGGATTTCCTGGACGTGAAGGAAGACAGGGGATGAAAGGAGAGAGAGGAGATCCTG GGATTCCTCTAAAACCTGATGAAGTCaggaaaaaaggagaaaaaggcGAGACTGGAATCAAAGGAATACCTGGAAAGAGGGGTCTCCGTGGGGATTTTGGCATGAGGGGACCGGATGGCCCCCCGGGACAGCCAGGGGACCCAGGCAATTTAGGGAATTCCAAATCTCACCTGCAGTCTGCATTCAGTGTGTCCCGTGGTACAAGATTGCCTCCCGAGCCCAATGCTGTGATACGCTTCACTAATATTATCACTAATCCCAATGGCCATTTCAAAACTGACGAGAGCAAATTTGTATGTAAAATTCCTGGCacttattattttgtgtttcatgCATCTTCCAAAGAAAAAAGTCTGTGTGTAATCCTAATGCACGATGATAAGAAGCTAGCTAATTTCTGTGATCACTTGCAAAAGAACAGCCAGCAGGTGAGCTCTGGTGGACTGGCTGTTTATCtgaatgagaatgagaaagTCTGGCTGGTGACAGGTAGCTATAATGGCTTGTATGCAGAAGGGAATAAAGGCGACAGTGTTTTCTCAGGTTTCCTGATTCATGCACACTGA
- the c1qa gene encoding complement C1q subcomponent subunit A: protein MQLLALFGFLWVGVLLPSASCQDGCAIHGKDGVNGLPGRDGLSGAKGDKGAPALQDELNSINIEELKGEMGSRGPSGEPGPQGFIGDRGPIGPPGPKGPKGPSAGIGGIVASQKPAFSVLRKTSNYASYGQPVIFDSQLSNANNNFNLQTGYFTCKVPGVYYFVFHASSEGHLCLRLKSDSASPVSLSFCDFNLRSQSLVVSGGAVLKLSKNNRVWIEPFKDSSGGKMSKSMSVVFNGFLIYPSE, encoded by the exons ATGCAGCTTTTGGCTTTGTTTGGTTTTCTTTGGGTGGGAGTGCTGCTTCCCTCTGCTTCCTGTCAGGATGGCTGTGCAATCCATGGGAAAGATGGTGTGAATGGACTCCCTGGCCGGGACGGTTTGTCAGGAGCAAAAGGAGACAAAGGAGCACCAG CTCTGCAGGATGAGCTGAACAGTATCAACATAGAGGAGCTCAAAGGAGAGATGGGCAGCAGAGGCCCCTCAGGAGAACCTGGTCCACAGGGTTTCATTGGTGATCGGGGCCCAATTGGTCCCCCTGGTCCTAAGGGTCCTAAAGGACCCAGCGCAGGCATTGGTGGCATCGTCGCCAGTCAGAAGCCAGCTTTCTCTGTGTTGCGAAAAACATCAAATTATGCATCATATGGCCAACCTGTGATCTTTGATAGTCAACTTAGCAATGCCAATAATAACTTCAACCTTCAAACTGGCTATTTCACTTGCAAGGTTCCGGGTGTGTATTACTTTGTGTTTCACGCATCCTCTGAAGGACACTTATGCCTCAGACTTAAGAGTGACTCTGCATCTCCAGTCAGCCTAAGTTTCTGCGATTTTAACCTACGATCACAATCTCTTGTTGTGTCAGGTGGAGCCGTACTCAAACTATCTAAAAATAATAGAGTATGGattgagcctttcaaagattCTAGTGGTGGCAAAATGTCCAAAAGCATGTCTGTAGTGTTCAATGGATTTTTAATCTATCCCAGTGAATAG
- the fbxo40.1 gene encoding F-box protein 40.1, whose amino-acid sequence MGRQRTQTSKLHRHCESCHNRRCKTAIEISVSCAIISCRLLCGAVFHLCKEEEHMLLCPNERVPCLNVEYGCPFTMCRSNLAKHLTVCPASVVSCSMEWNRWPIEESETPEFYKNVLKENYTQEPLDLSMALRDQQHLFRSLKMKIIFPELIEKLAEEPSAAVPEGAVGGVPFSNIVEEASVSSSTETEEGGLTQEEREELARNPNVVNLENYNIWERMFSMELSGCKHTMKSLGKKPESSHGNEIKPQANPSRLEVLQEEQQMQVDSQDAATDIPQYNAFEMDEHKFLIATSLFACDTRPKKKLIYEHLEPMKIKTVRTFKVPTSFKAKHSRIRNPSHNKKVSTSVDTSDLGVEIDDIPKWDEVQATLLCSLERELRGHLIAESVSTDALLLDVGTQTYDFYSAPFKAETSLADITADRALKLHVHIQTESVTRRHNKSSSAFTYLCNHTFRRDEFPSHYKNVHSDIQSCVNGWFEQRCPLAYLGCTFIQRRFQPSSHRATVFYDKELSTFCLRPEVSDTLHEGVKLVTVERKRARNADALSRLPFEVLVHVAGFLDSFTLSQLALVSRLMREVCSTLLHERGMVSLKWEKKVYSHGGWCWRSRKKVWQFSNLFSTVDSWCLDKLPPISEHLKVCPYYQRESKTAPVPLTGVHECREKKANRNQSLVSMFIKNN is encoded by the exons ATG GGTAGACAAAGGACCCAAACATCCAAGCTTCATCGCCACTGTGAGAGCTGCCACAACCGCCGCTGCAAGACGGCAATTGAGATTTCTGTGTCATGTGCGATCATCAGCTGTCGTTTGTTGTGCGGTGCTGTGTTTCACCTGTGCAAGGAAGAAGAACACATGCTTTTGTGTCCCAATGAGAGGGTGCCTTGTCTCAACGTTGAATATGGATGCCCATTCACCATGTGCCGCTCGAACCTAGCTAAACACTTGACGGTGTGTCCTGCTAGTGTTGTCTCCTGCTCCATGGAGTGGAACCGATGGCCCATTGAAGAGTCTGAAACTCCTGAGTTCTATAAGAATGTTTTGAAGGAGAACTACACTCAGGAACCTTTGGATCTCTCGATGGCTCTGAGGGACCAGCAGCACCTGTTTCGTTCTCTTAAAATGAAGATTATCTTCCCTGAACTTATTGAAAAGCTAGCTGAGGAGCCTTCAGCTGCAGTGCCAGAGGGCGCCGTGGGAGGGGTACCGTTCTCGAATATAGTTGAGGAAGCGTCTGTGTCTTCAAGCACGGAAACTGAGGAAGGAGGTCTGACTCAGGAGGAACGAGAAGAATTGGCGAGGAATCCTAATGTGGTGAATCTCGAAAACTATAATATTTGGGAAAGAATGTTTAGCATGGAATTGAGCGGCTGCAAGCATACGATGAAATCTTTGGGGAAAAAACCTGAATCCTCTCATGgtaatgaaataaagccacaagcAAACCCAAGCAGGTTAGAAGTCTTACAGGAAGAGCAGCAAATGCAGGTCGACAGTCAAGATGCAGCTACTGACATCCCTCAATACAACGCATTTGAAATGGATGAGCATAAATTCCTCATCGCCACATCCCTGTTTGCATGTGATACAAGACCCAAAAAGAAACTCATTTATGAACATTTGGAGCCCATGAAGATTAAAACAGTCCGCACTTTCAAAGTCCCAACCAGCTTCAAAGCCAAACACAGTCGCATTCGAAACCCCTCGCATAACAAGAAGGTGAGCACAAGCGTAGACACTTCTGACCTAGGTGTTGAAATCGATGACATCCCAAAATGGGATGAAGTTCAAGCTACTCTATTGTGCTCTTTAGAGAGAGAACTACGGGGACATCTCATAGCTGAATCAGTGTCCACAGACGCACTTCTTCTGGACGTTGGAACTCAGACATATGATTTCTACTCAGCACCTTTCAAAGCAGAGACCTCGCTGGCTGACATTACTGCTGACCGGGCTTTGAAACTTCATGTCCACATTCAGACCGAGAGCGTCACCAGAAGACACAACAAATCCAGTTCTGCGTTTACATACCTGTGCAACCACACGTTCAGACGGGATGAGTTTCCTTCACACTACAAGAATGTTCACTCTGATATCCAGAGTTGCGTCAACGGATGGTTTGAACAGCGATGCCCTCTCGCCTACCTGGGCTGCACTTTTATTCAGAGAAGGTTTCAGCCCAGCTCTCACAGAGCGACGGTCTTCTATGACAAAGAGCTCAGCACCTTCTGCCTCCGACCAGAGGTTTCAGACACACTGCATGAAGGTGTAAAATTGGTGACCGTGGAAAGAAAGCGTGCACGCAATGCAGACGCTTTGAGCAGGCTACCTTTTGAGGTTCTGGTCCACGTTGCTGGATTTCTCGACAGCTTCACCCTGTCCCAGCTGGCTCTGGTCtcccgtctcatgagggaggtATGTAGCACCTTGCTTCATGAGAGAGGGATGGTCTCACTGAAGTGGGAGAAGAAGGTCTACTCTCATGGTGGATGGTGCTGGAGAAGCAGAAAGAAG GTTTGGCAGTTTAGCAACTTGTTCTCCACTGTGGACAGCTGGTGCCTGGACAAGCTGCCTCCGATTTCTGAACATCTAAAGGTTTGTCCATACTACCAGAGGGAGAGTAAGACAGCACCTGTTCCTTTGACTGGTGTTCATGAGTGCCGTGAGAAGAAAGCAAACAGGAATCAGAGTCTAGTCTCCATgttcattaaaaacaattaG
- the fbxo40.2 gene encoding F-box only protein 40 isoform X1: MSHYRRSGPRLHRHCETCYSRRCKASIEVSVSCMVINCRLLCGAFFHMCKEDEHSLLCPNEKVPCINAHYGCPFTMHRSQLAKHLEVCPASVICCSMEWNRWPVENPDVPLYTNLLKELHKQESLDLSMALRDQKHLCARLKMRSCFPELMEEQEEEPAPMEEDDKEEAVGREPMCNGIHVNGHGGSVLVNDPSKSCEKSLNEDVVLNGTIDKEKYNLFEKMFSMEMGGCKQAEAEASKTEDKKGKKMPSKGSSLTKPQGASVEPEKENADVSHVDFSKTGFAPWQDGVLERLGQEVNPREFNMYIVHHGRMLISFGQMDACTPRERDFVYGSLEPIPVQTLHSFKVPSSYKGKRIQFRECCSRVLTEHKCVDTSDLDVSEKKIDEMFATLLCSAEAETRGHKISEAVATDGLYVDIATQTYNFATAPFKYNATLTEITADRDLKLHVELDTETVTLRHNKSTSAFTFMCGHFFRRDEFASHFKNVHLDIQSCLSGWFEQRCPLAYLGCTFIQRRLQPTTHRAKVSYNQDLSIFTLTPEVPASLMGDLQTVALKAHVKNEDSLSNLPFEVLHHIAGYLDSFTLSQLALVSRLFRDICATLLQERGMVAFKWRKKSYSHGGARWKPTIVWEFSTLFSKVDNWCISNTPSMAEHLKHCPFYQTELKTEPFALAKMFDNKGKGKHGLVSLFMGRK, translated from the exons ATG AGCCACTATAGGAGATCCGGTCCAAGGCTGCACAGGCATTGTGAGACCTGTTACAGCCGCCGCTGCAAAGCCTCCATAGAGGTCTCCGTGTCATGCATGGTCATCAACTGCCGCTTGCTCTGTGGGGCCTTCTTTCACATGTGTAAAGAGGATGAACACTCTCTGCTGTGTCCCAACGAGAAGGTACCCTGCATTAATGCTCACTATGGCTGCCCTTTTACCATGCATCGCTCTCAGCTGGCCAAACACCTTGAGGTGTGTCCCGCAAGCGTCATCTGCTGCTCGATGGAGTGGAACCGCTGGCCTGTCGAGAACCCAGATGTCCCCTTGTATACAAACCTTCTGAAAGAGCTTCACAAGCAGGAATCACTGGACCTTTCCATGGCACTGAGAGACCAGAAACATCTATGTGCCAGGTTGAAAATGAGGAGCTGCTTTCCTGAGTTGATGGAGGAACAAGAAGAGGAACCTGCTCCAATGGAGGAGGACGACAAGGAGGAAGCAGTAGGAAGAGAGCCTATGTGTAATGGGATTCATGTTAACGGACATGGAGGTTCAGTTTTAGTAAATGATCCATCGAAATCTTGTGAGAAATCTCTAAATGAAGATGTGGTCCTAAATGGTACCATTGACAAGGAGAAGTACAATCTATTCGAAAAGATGTTCAGCATGGAAATGGGAGGTTGCAAGCAGGCGGAGGCAGAGGCGTCGAAAACAGAAGATAAGAAAGGAAAAAAGATGCCCTCTAAAGGTTCTTCGTTGACAAAGCCACAAGGAGCTTCTGTAGAGCCTGAGAAAGAGAACGCCGATGTATCCCATGTGGATTTCTCCAAAACTGGATTTGCACCTTGGCAGGATGGCGTCCTGGAGAGACTCGGGCAGGAGGTGAATCCCAGAGAATTCAACATGTACATAGTGCATCACGGGCGCATGCTGATCTCCTTCGGTCAGATGGATGCTTGCACGcccagagagagagattttgtTTATGGGAGCCTGGAGCCAATACCAGTCCAGACTCTACATTCTTTCAAAGTTCCCAGTAGTTACAAAGGAAAACGCATTCAATTTAGAGAATGCTGTTCAAGAGTATTGACTGAGCACAAGTGTGTCGACACGTCTGACCTGGATGTATCTGAGAAAAAGATAGATGAGATGTTTGCAACCCTACTCTGTTCTGCAGAGGCTGAGACAAGGGGCCACAAAATAAGCGAGGCGGTGGCGACAGATGGACTTTATGTTGATATCGCAACACAGACGTATAATTTTGCCACAGCTCCCTTCAAATACAAcgcaactctgactgaaattacaGCAGACAGAGATTTGAAACTTCATGTTGAGCTTGACACAGAAACGGTTACCCTCAGACACAACAAATCCACTTCGGCTTTCACGTTCATGTGTGGCCATTTCTTCCGGCGGGATGAATTTGCCTCACACTTTAAGAATGTGCATTTGGATATACAATCCTGTCTGAGTGGCTGGTTTGAGCAGAGATGCCCTCTAGCCTACCTTGGTTGTACCTTCATTCAGAGAAGATTACAGCCCACCACACACAGGGCCAAAGTCTCCTATAACCAAGACCTCAGTATTTTCACCCTCACACCTGAGGTTCCTGCCTCTCTCATGGGCGATTTGCAGACTGTTGCACTAAAGGCACATgtcaaaaatgaagattctcTCAGTAACCTTCCCTTTGAGGTGCTTCACCACATCGCTGGTTACCTGGATAGTTTCACTTTGTCCCAACTAGCCTTGGTCTCACGATTGTTTAGGGATATATGTGCCACGCTTCTGCAGGAGAGAGGAATGGTGGCCTTTAAGTGGCGTAAGAAGTCATACTCTCATGGAGGAGCCCGCTGGAAACCTACCATA GTCTGGGAGTTCAGTACTCTTTTTAGCAAAGTGGATAACTGGTGCATCAGCAACACACCATCAATGGCTGAGCACCTGAAACACTGTCCATTCTACCAAACTGAACTGAAAACTGAGCCTTTTGCTCTGGCCAAAATGTTTGACAACAAAGGAAAGGGGAAACACGGTTTGGTTTCTTTGTTTATGGGACGGAAATGa
- the fbxo40.2 gene encoding F-box only protein 40 isoform X2 → MVINCRLLCGAFFHMCKEDEHSLLCPNEKVPCINAHYGCPFTMHRSQLAKHLEVCPASVICCSMEWNRWPVENPDVPLYTNLLKELHKQESLDLSMALRDQKHLCARLKMRSCFPELMEEQEEEPAPMEEDDKEEAVGREPMCNGIHVNGHGGSVLVNDPSKSCEKSLNEDVVLNGTIDKEKYNLFEKMFSMEMGGCKQAEAEASKTEDKKGKKMPSKGSSLTKPQGASVEPEKENADVSHVDFSKTGFAPWQDGVLERLGQEVNPREFNMYIVHHGRMLISFGQMDACTPRERDFVYGSLEPIPVQTLHSFKVPSSYKGKRIQFRECCSRVLTEHKCVDTSDLDVSEKKIDEMFATLLCSAEAETRGHKISEAVATDGLYVDIATQTYNFATAPFKYNATLTEITADRDLKLHVELDTETVTLRHNKSTSAFTFMCGHFFRRDEFASHFKNVHLDIQSCLSGWFEQRCPLAYLGCTFIQRRLQPTTHRAKVSYNQDLSIFTLTPEVPASLMGDLQTVALKAHVKNEDSLSNLPFEVLHHIAGYLDSFTLSQLALVSRLFRDICATLLQERGMVAFKWRKKSYSHGGARWKPTIVWEFSTLFSKVDNWCISNTPSMAEHLKHCPFYQTELKTEPFALAKMFDNKGKGKHGLVSLFMGRK, encoded by the exons ATGGTCATCAACTGCCGCTTGCTCTGTGGGGCCTTCTTTCACATGTGTAAAGAGGATGAACACTCTCTGCTGTGTCCCAACGAGAAGGTACCCTGCATTAATGCTCACTATGGCTGCCCTTTTACCATGCATCGCTCTCAGCTGGCCAAACACCTTGAGGTGTGTCCCGCAAGCGTCATCTGCTGCTCGATGGAGTGGAACCGCTGGCCTGTCGAGAACCCAGATGTCCCCTTGTATACAAACCTTCTGAAAGAGCTTCACAAGCAGGAATCACTGGACCTTTCCATGGCACTGAGAGACCAGAAACATCTATGTGCCAGGTTGAAAATGAGGAGCTGCTTTCCTGAGTTGATGGAGGAACAAGAAGAGGAACCTGCTCCAATGGAGGAGGACGACAAGGAGGAAGCAGTAGGAAGAGAGCCTATGTGTAATGGGATTCATGTTAACGGACATGGAGGTTCAGTTTTAGTAAATGATCCATCGAAATCTTGTGAGAAATCTCTAAATGAAGATGTGGTCCTAAATGGTACCATTGACAAGGAGAAGTACAATCTATTCGAAAAGATGTTCAGCATGGAAATGGGAGGTTGCAAGCAGGCGGAGGCAGAGGCGTCGAAAACAGAAGATAAGAAAGGAAAAAAGATGCCCTCTAAAGGTTCTTCGTTGACAAAGCCACAAGGAGCTTCTGTAGAGCCTGAGAAAGAGAACGCCGATGTATCCCATGTGGATTTCTCCAAAACTGGATTTGCACCTTGGCAGGATGGCGTCCTGGAGAGACTCGGGCAGGAGGTGAATCCCAGAGAATTCAACATGTACATAGTGCATCACGGGCGCATGCTGATCTCCTTCGGTCAGATGGATGCTTGCACGcccagagagagagattttgtTTATGGGAGCCTGGAGCCAATACCAGTCCAGACTCTACATTCTTTCAAAGTTCCCAGTAGTTACAAAGGAAAACGCATTCAATTTAGAGAATGCTGTTCAAGAGTATTGACTGAGCACAAGTGTGTCGACACGTCTGACCTGGATGTATCTGAGAAAAAGATAGATGAGATGTTTGCAACCCTACTCTGTTCTGCAGAGGCTGAGACAAGGGGCCACAAAATAAGCGAGGCGGTGGCGACAGATGGACTTTATGTTGATATCGCAACACAGACGTATAATTTTGCCACAGCTCCCTTCAAATACAAcgcaactctgactgaaattacaGCAGACAGAGATTTGAAACTTCATGTTGAGCTTGACACAGAAACGGTTACCCTCAGACACAACAAATCCACTTCGGCTTTCACGTTCATGTGTGGCCATTTCTTCCGGCGGGATGAATTTGCCTCACACTTTAAGAATGTGCATTTGGATATACAATCCTGTCTGAGTGGCTGGTTTGAGCAGAGATGCCCTCTAGCCTACCTTGGTTGTACCTTCATTCAGAGAAGATTACAGCCCACCACACACAGGGCCAAAGTCTCCTATAACCAAGACCTCAGTATTTTCACCCTCACACCTGAGGTTCCTGCCTCTCTCATGGGCGATTTGCAGACTGTTGCACTAAAGGCACATgtcaaaaatgaagattctcTCAGTAACCTTCCCTTTGAGGTGCTTCACCACATCGCTGGTTACCTGGATAGTTTCACTTTGTCCCAACTAGCCTTGGTCTCACGATTGTTTAGGGATATATGTGCCACGCTTCTGCAGGAGAGAGGAATGGTGGCCTTTAAGTGGCGTAAGAAGTCATACTCTCATGGAGGAGCCCGCTGGAAACCTACCATA GTCTGGGAGTTCAGTACTCTTTTTAGCAAAGTGGATAACTGGTGCATCAGCAACACACCATCAATGGCTGAGCACCTGAAACACTGTCCATTCTACCAAACTGAACTGAAAACTGAGCCTTTTGCTCTGGCCAAAATGTTTGACAACAAAGGAAAGGGGAAACACGGTTTGGTTTCTTTGTTTATGGGACGGAAATGa